In a genomic window of Quercus lobata isolate SW786 chromosome 4, ValleyOak3.0 Primary Assembly, whole genome shotgun sequence:
- the LOC115985520 gene encoding uncharacterized protein LOC115985520, whose amino-acid sequence MDDLAQSWNKLTLSEREGPGCCLTNEESVKEFSIVAKFLTRRALNIEAIARTFTPLWGARNGFKIQAFGDHKILFTFENKEDVDRILSSESWSFNKHLVVMQRHENDLSLQDITFNKTTLWVQVHGLPTRFMSFEAAGKICGVVGEVLQPSGNKVYDGGSFMRVQVSIDLSLPLC is encoded by the coding sequence ATGGATGACTTAGCACAATCTTGGAATAAACTAACACTTTCCGAGAGAGAAGGGCCTGGTTGTTGTTTGACCAATGAAGAGAGTGTAAAGGAATTCTCTATAGTAGCAAAGTTTCTTACACGAAGAGCTCTCAATATTGAGGCGATAGCTAGGACTTTTACACCACTTTGGGGAGCTCGAAATGGATTCAAAATTCAGGCTTTCGGTGATCACAAAATTCTCTTCACTTTTGAGAATAAGGAGGATGTTGACAGAATTCTAAGTAGCGAATCGTGGAGTTTCAACAAACATCTTGTAGTCATGCAACGCCATGAGAATGATTTGTCGTTACAAGATATTACTTTCAATAAGACTACTCTTTGGGTGCAGGTACATGGACTCCCAACCCGATTCATGAGCTTTGAAGCAGCTGGGAAAATCTGTGGGGTTGTGGGAGAGGTGTTGCAGCCATCCGGAAATAAGGTGTATGATGGAGGAAGCTTTATGAGGGTCCAAGTGTCCATTGATTTAAGTCTGCCTTTGTGCTGA